A stretch of DNA from Phycisphaerales bacterium:
TTGGGCGTGGGCTTAATTTGTATCGCTGCGGTCTTTCCCGCTGGCATTCGCCAAACGGATGAAGCCGTTGATGATGTGATGGGGCCAATTGTGGCCAACAATGCGCTGTCGGTGATTCGCAGTAAGGTCAAGCCTGAAATGTTTGGCACTCGTGAGGAGGTCGCCGATTTGGCCACTGGCTTTGAGCCACCAACGGCAAGCGGTGATTGGTTCTGGCGCCGACCAGCGTTGTTTGATCCAGCGGATGCAGAGGGCACTGTCACTGTGGATTCCAGCTTGCCAGCAAGTGGTTCGCTGACCCATGGAGCGGGCGCGGTGCATGTGTTTGTTAATTCTTCTGTGGCGCCGGTAGATGGCTTTGATGTCGATGAGGCTACTTTGGGCGTGATGCCCTATAACACGCAACTCAATGATGATAACGTTCCTTCAGCAGTCATTTTGACCCAGGGTGAGCGCTGTTACCCGATGGCCGATCAGCTTGACGGCACCAATGCAGGGCTGGGGTATTTCGGTGAAGTGAACCCCGAGCAATTCTTGCCGCCGCGACCGCGCTATCGGTGGGATTGCATGTTCCGCCGCCATGACGGCAAGGTGCTGGTGGCCATCTTTGTTTACCGTGTGATTGATCAAGCCCAGGGATCGCGTGCCTACTGGTCGCAGAGTGATGGCGAGGACATGGGTGTGCGTCATCTGAATCTTGAAGAGGTGCAAGCATCTATTCCAGCGGTCAGTCGTCTGAAGCTTTCAGAGGTCATGTCTGATGCAGCTAGTCCAGCCTACGCCAAACTGCGTGAGGCCTTGGAACCAGGGCAGTGGCTCATCGATCAGAACAACATTGTGCATCGCCCGCTGAACGGTTGGGTGGATAGTGATGATGAGCGTTGGTGTGAGTTTCGGTCGCCGATTCCAATTGGCGGTCCAGCGCGCGTGAATCACTATAAGGATGGTGACCCTGACCTTGGGGCTGTGACCAACCTTTGGTACCTACCGCTTGAAGTTGAAGTACAAGATGGTCAAGGCAGTCGCTTTGTTGATGTGGTGCCCGTGTATGCCACGGTGCGAGAGCTCTAATGCGAAATAAGAACCCACAATCTCATGGTCGCCGCTTTGTGATCACAGGCCGCGGCTTTACCTTGGCAGAGCTCTTGGTGGCTGTTGCTATTTTTGTCTTGATTATTATTGCCGTGGGCCAGGTCTTTTCTGCGGCCTCGACCATCTCTGGTGTTGGTGATTCGACCAACGATCTCTTGCAAGATTCGGTGGCCATTGAGCGACAAATTCGTGATGACATTGATCGCATCAGTCATAATGGATTTTTGGCAATTCATTCAGTGGCCATCCCCAATGACATCAACGTGGCCATTACTGGCAAACTGCTTGATCCTGGCCGGCCACAAGAGGCGCCAATTCGCGCCGATCAACTGGTCTTCTTTGGCGAGGGAAACTTTCCAAGTAGCACACTTCAATTGATGGATGATGCGTCGGCAACGCAAACAAATCCCACCGACTTGTGGGCCGCAGGTTCAGCAGCCCGCATCTATTACGGTCACGCATTTCAAATACCATCTTCCAAAGATGCGGATCTACCGACTGTAAGTTCTGTTCAATACACCTATGATCCAAATCCTGATGCGGTCATGACCCCATGGATGACAGGTGATGTTGCTCAAGTGAGAACGCGGCATTCACGTTCCGGAGATAGTAATGGCGATATCTATACCTTCAGCGATGCAGGGGTGGCCGATGCCAGTCAGCCCGCGGCGACCGATTGGATTTTGAGTCGCCAGGCAGTGGTGCTGGCTGATGACGATGAGTCACCGCCGGATGATGACGATAAGACGTTTTTTCAGAACCTCTTCCGTACTGCGAAATCAATCTTTAAGGATCAAACAGTAGCGGGTATCACGCCACAAGTGCGCGATGGGCGACATGACATCGCCGCCACCGAGCTTCCAGAAATCCGTGCCTTGGTAACAGAAGACCCGCAAACGGGTCGGCAGCGGTTCTTGCTTGATCAGCAGCAGTTCATCAGTGATCAGGCGGTCTACTGGCCCCGCGCCGAGCGCAAGCCGCCCAGCACCAGCTCGCTTGACCAGGCGCTGAGTAATCATGTGCTAACGGGTGGATGTAGTGAGTTCATTGTCGAGTGGACGTATGACGATTTGGCGGGCAGCGCTCAAGATGAGAACAACGGTTCACAGTTGTACGGGCCACGGCAGCCGGCCGATCGACCAATTCGTTGGTTTGGTCTCAGCGATGCGCAGGTCGCCTCACTGACAGGTATTGATAATTTGAGCGAGCAAGAGCAGCGGCGCGTCTTCCGCGGTGTTGGTAACTATCGTGATCTTCCGCTCGAAGAGCAAGCAGAAGTATTGACCCCAGAAACAGAGGGGGTTTTTCAGAAAGTGGTCTACCCAGCTGAGCCAGACTTTGGCGGCTTTGGTGGACAGGCACCATACCGGGAGTATTGGGCCATCTTTGGTTACAACCAAAATGGCGCCTTTGATACTGTTGGCAACCTTCGCCAGGATTTTGTTCCATGGCCGACGGCCTTACGTATCACCATGGTGCTCAATGACCGGCAGAAGAATCTTGAAGGGGGGCGGATCTTCCAGTTCATCGTGGAGCTACCTGAGAAATGAATACCCAGAAGTTCATCACGATAAGCGAGGTGACGCAATGAAGTACATCGACTTACCAATTCGTTTAACCGATCGTCGCCAATGGCGCGGCAACGCCATGATTTTGGTGGCCGCGATGTTGACGTTGCTGGTGATTATGGCCACCGCCTATATCTCACGCACTCGGGCGACGCGCTCCACCGCGGCCGCTCACCAGAGCGCAGCCCAAAGAGAGGGCGCCGGCGAACATGTTGGCGCCATGCTGGCTGAAGAGTTGGCCCAGGCCCTGTTTGCGCGGCCACTGGCTGTGCCAGAAGGTGGGTTCTCTTTTGATGCTGATGCTGACAACTATGTTGGCAATTCTAATAATGCTCGAATTCAATCAGGTGCTCAGCTTGTGGGTGATGGCACTGGCTTTCCCCAGCCTGGTGCGGTGGGGCCTGACGATCGCGGTGGCCGCTACAGCGCCGATCGCTGGCATCCGTTTAATCACGCGCCCATGCATGTGGCCCCAGTGACCAACTTGCCCGACGATAATGGCGTGATCTTTCCGCCGGTAGGTCCTCGTAACGCGATCGGCAACCCCGGCTTTGGTGATAGTCGCTGGCTGCGCTCGACCGAGCCGCTGCGCTGGGCCAGTAATTGGCAGACCACCGGTCAGACCAGTGAAGATCTCAATGCCTTTTCACACTGGAAGCACATGACCTATCTGGCCCGGCCCGACAATGGTTGGCGTCTTTGCACAGACATTTCAAATGTGGGGCCGCAAACCACGCTGATGAACTTGAACTTGCCCGTGGAGCAATGGCTGCCGACACCACCGGGTGGTGTCAGTGATGAGGGGTATGCGCTTTTAAACAGCACTTCAGGTAATGCCACCCTCAATACCACGCCCGATCCGAACAATCCTGAGCAAACGCTCTTTGATGCTGCCTGGGATAACTGGTTTAGTGGTAACACAGTGGCGATCGATCAAAGTGGGGCCCTTGCTTACGCCGATCCTACCTTGGCGCCACCCAACCACTATGACCTCAGCGATCTTGATGGTGATGGCAACAACTACAACTTCCGTGACCGTCCTGAAGCGGCGTACGCCAAGTTTGACACGGCGGGCAACATCAACTGGCGCTGGTATGTTGAGCGTCGATTGAACGATACTGATGGTGATGGCTTTACCGATTCCTTTTGGTGGATTCCACCGCTGCCGATCAAAGATGGGGTGCATCATGTGGTTGGCGTTTCAGTCGTTGATCTCAGTGGTAAGCTGAACCTCAACACCGCGACGATCTTCCGTCGCAATGAAGATTCGCGATATCAAAATGATGCGGGCTTTGTGCTTCCCCAAGCGACTGCAGGGCATACCCCAGCTGATGTGGCGTTGGTTGGACAAGAAGTGCCGCCGTTAATTCATAATGGTGGCGGCGGATTTCCACAGCAAGGTGGTGGAAATATTTCGCAGGAAGAGATTACTTCTTCAACGGGTAGTTTTAACTGGAATACAGGTTTCTTTGACACCCCCATGAACCAACCTGGTTGGTTTCAAAGGCAGCCCGTGGATAATGCCGAGCGATGGGTTGAATACTCTGGTGGCGGTAATGGGCATCAAGTGA
This window harbors:
- a CDS encoding prepilin-type N-terminal cleavage/methylation domain-containing protein; translated protein: MRNKNPQSHGRRFVITGRGFTLAELLVAVAIFVLIIIAVGQVFSAASTISGVGDSTNDLLQDSVAIERQIRDDIDRISHNGFLAIHSVAIPNDINVAITGKLLDPGRPQEAPIRADQLVFFGEGNFPSSTLQLMDDASATQTNPTDLWAAGSAARIYYGHAFQIPSSKDADLPTVSSVQYTYDPNPDAVMTPWMTGDVAQVRTRHSRSGDSNGDIYTFSDAGVADASQPAATDWILSRQAVVLADDDESPPDDDDKTFFQNLFRTAKSIFKDQTVAGITPQVRDGRHDIAATELPEIRALVTEDPQTGRQRFLLDQQQFISDQAVYWPRAERKPPSTSSLDQALSNHVLTGGCSEFIVEWTYDDLAGSAQDENNGSQLYGPRQPADRPIRWFGLSDAQVASLTGIDNLSEQEQRRVFRGVGNYRDLPLEEQAEVLTPETEGVFQKVVYPAEPDFGGFGGQAPYREYWAIFGYNQNGAFDTVGNLRQDFVPWPTALRITMVLNDRQKNLEGGRIFQFIVELPEK